A window from Pangasianodon hypophthalmus isolate fPanHyp1 chromosome 4, fPanHyp1.pri, whole genome shotgun sequence encodes these proteins:
- the tdrd7b gene encoding tudor domain-containing protein 7B isoform X5 has protein sequence MVDEEAVKKMLRAVLQSRSAISLSRLQAEYKELTGETIPHKQLGHTTVDALLHSMPSVVHLDRTRSGEVMCYATVGNEKANITKLVARQHAAKKTGRPQVVNCQMRVKPTSPLVLNAKPRTSLRQPEYRGRQGRGSGRTGSMRETQPDGRGGRVHNTPPNTPTRRGSLTSDRYDRSDKRMTLPSRFQKEVHTHLSRNPQHSHAPSNLNESTPPSKPRTQLSLYSPKLVQSRLKEVLSKHSNGFWVSKLPQIYRELYKQELPSEALKDLEQWTHICTVEKPCSSKSQELLLYPAKDVSQTTNTYSLEMTHISDKQFPSPPKPQKVSRKPKNNTSSPLACPKALPEDIKQNLAELLLKYSSGLWAHALPKLYQDTYKTNLPEYVLDNLPLLSDICTIDHPVPDNPKRAILYVKVLEDENCNRTDLADLKAREEAGRRLSSQSVPPLLIPREEYPSVLVVEASSTNSVVLRYIGEEYSKAQEKLEDDMKEFYRQDNTRKTLISLSSGQLTAVIAEEEEEILRAQVCEVKTDKVKVYYVDHGFSDVISKSKLLELHEKFFKLPFQATKCKLAGLEAFALEPAVLKKFDSMASGKILLAEILEREDIPLMVLYDTSQEDDININACCLKALQEKSLENPLQTNSAYMNVSVTSVCSDGIFYCQLPSRGLTKLSEILEKTESYFHSQITNLHGSRVLDILFVDVGVQASVEAIELREIPHPFLRDLITIPPQAVKCCLADLPVSVGCWTPDAVQWLRDTALHCSDCSLKIVKVEESKRLAHVYLFTNKNFHDPSHSLNRQLANSDLWKHQDDVFLSSQGSLKSPIQTISSDTPPTASTPTPATGTSSPSTNRAGRAPHPPKRLAPHLDSCSTLSGSLTLPPVLELPQTGQNMDIYVSVACHPGHFVLQPWQEMYKLVVLMEEMILYYNKTDEKPLTVEKNQVYAAKVENNWHRVLVKGVLSNGLVSVYELDYGKHELVSCSVLRTLIQEFRQLPFQGITAQLAGVKSRQWSEEASIVFRNHVEKKPMVAQVESVQEAEQPWDRKLTVYLVDTSQEDSDIWVHDLMAEFTDELTKAA, from the exons GTGATGTGTTATGCTACTGTGGGGAATGAAAAGGCAAACATCACAAAGCTAGTGGCTCGACAGCATGCAGCTAAGAAGACTGGCCGACCTCAGGTGGTCAACTGCCAGATGAGAGTCAAACCCACTTCTCCTCTGGTGTTAAATG CCAAACCCAGGACGTCTCTCAGGCAGCCTGAATACCGGGGTCGTCAGGGTCGAGGCAGTGGCCGCACAGGGAGCATGAGGGAAACACAACCTGATGGGAGAGGCGGCAGAGTCCACAACACTCCACCAAACACACCTACCAGAAGGGGCAGTCTGACTTCTGACAGGTATGACAG ATCGGATAAAAGGATGACCCTGCCATCCAGATTCCAAAAGGAAGTGCACACCCACCTGTCTAGGAACCCTCAACATAGCCATG CTCCTTCAAACCTTAATGAAAGCACCCCTCCATCAAAACCTCGGACACAATTAAGTCTCTACAGTCCCAAACTGGTGCAGTCCCGCCTCAAAGAGGTTCTAAGCAAGCACAGCAATGGCTTCTGGGTGTCTAAACTTCCACAAATATACCGAGAGCTATACAAGCAAGAGCTGCCCAGTGAAGCCTTGAAAGATCTGGAACAGTGGACCCATATTTGCACA GTCGAGAAACCATGCAGTAGCAAATCTCAGGAGCTACTGTTATACCCTGCCAAGGATGTTAGCCAAACCACTAACACATATAGCCTTGAAATGACGCACATCTCAGACAAGCAGTTTCCATCACCTCCAAAACCCCAGAAAGTCTCCAGAAAACCTAAGAATAACACATCAAGCCCACTGGCATGCCCCAAGGCTCTACCTGAGGACATCAAACAAAACCTAGCAGAGCTGCTTCTTAAGTACAGCAGTGGCTTATGGGCTCATGCCCTCCCCAAACTCTACCAGGATACCTACAAGACCAACCTGCCTGAGTATGTACTTGACAACCTGCCCTTGCTCTCAGATATATGCACCATTGACCACCCCGTGCCAGACAACCCCAAAAGGGCAATTCTTTATGTGAAGGTACTAGAGGATGAAAACTGCAATCGGACAGACTTGGCAGACCTGAAGGCGAGAGAGGAGGCAGGGAGACGTCTCAGTTCTCAATCCGTACCTCCTCTGCTTATTCCCAGGGAGGAGTACCCCTCAGTACTGGTGGTTGAGGCAAGCAGCACTAACAGTGTAGTTCTCAG ATACATAGGTGAGGAATATTCCAAGGCCCAGGAAAAGCTGGAGGATGATATGAAGGAATTCTATAGACAGGATAACACCCGGAAGACACTGATCTCATTATCATCAGGCCAACTAACTGCAGTCATtgctgaagaagaggaagagatcCTCCGGGCACAAGTGTGTGAGGTCAAGACCGATAAAGTCAAG GTTTATTATGTGGATCATGGCTTTTCTGATGTTATTAGTAAAAGCAAGCTGCTTGAGTTGCATGAGAAATTTTTCAAACTGCCTTTCCAAGCTACCAAATGTAAATTGGCTG GCCTTGAAGCCTTTGCTCTGGAGCCAGCAGTGCTGAAAAAATTTGACTCCATGGCAAGTGGTAAAATCCTTTTGGCCGAGATCCTAGAGAGAGAAGACATTCCTTTGATGGTGTTATATGACACATCGCAGGAAGACGACATTAATATCAATGCTTGCTGTCTGAAAGCCCTGCAAGAGAAGTCTTTAGAGAACCCTCTGCAG ACTAACAGTGCCTACATGAATGTGAGTGTGACtagtgtgtgttcagatgggATATTCTACTGCCAGCTGCCCTCTCGTGGTTTGACCAAACTCAGTGAAATCCTGGAGAAGACAGAGAGCTATTTCCACAGCCAG ATAACTAACCTGCATGGTAGCCGGGTGTTGGACATCCTGTTTGTGGATGTGGGGGTGCAGGCATCTGTGGAAGCCATTGAGCTGAGGGAAATCCCGCACCCTTTCTTACGTGACCTTATCACTATCCCGCCCCAG GCAGTGAAGTGCTGTTTGGCAGACTTGCCTGTCAGTGTGGGCTGCTGGACTCCAGATGCAGTGCAGTGGCTAAGAGACACAGCTCTCCATTGCAGTGACTGCAGCTTGAAG ATTGTTAAAGTGGAGGAGAGCAAGCGCCTGGCCCATGTCTACCTGTTTACTAATAAGAACTTCCACGACCCTAGCCACAGCCTCAACCGCCAGCTTGCCAACTCGGATCTCTGGAAGCATCAGGACGATGTCTTCCTGAGCAGCCAGGGGTCACTGAAGAGCCCTATTCAAACTATATCATCAGATACACCCCCCACAGCCTCTACCCCTACACCCGCTACTGGCACCTCCAGCCCAAGCACCAACAGAGCAGGCAGGGCTCCACACCCACCTAAGAGGTTGGCACCCCATTTAGATTCCTGTAGCACACTGTCTGGGAGTCTGACTCTGCCACCTGTTCTTGAGCTCCCTCAAACGGGACAGAACATGGATATTTATGTGTCAGTCGCATGCCATCCAGGCCATTTTGTGCTCCAGCCATGGCAGGAGATGTACAAGCTGGTCGTCTTAATGGAAGAGATGATTCTGTACTACAACAAGACAGATGAGAAGCCACTCACAGTGGAAAAGAACCAGGTGTATGCCGCCAAAGTAGAGAACAA TTGGCATCGAGTGCTTGTCAAAGGAGTTCTGAGCAATGGCCTGGTGTCTGTTTATGAGCTAGACTACGGTAAGCATGAGCTGGTTAGCTGCTCTGTGCTGAGGACCCTCATCCAGGAGTTCAGGCAGCTCCCTTTCCAGGGCATCACTGCTCAGCTGGCAG GAGTGAAGTCTAGGCAGTGGTCTGAAGAAGCTTCCATTGTATTCAGGAACCATGTGGAGAAAAAGCCAATGGTGGCGCAGGTGGAATCGGTGCAGGAGGCAGAACAGCCATGGGACCGCAAGCTCACTGTCTACCTGGTGGACACATCTCAGGAGGACAGTGACATCTGGGTCCATGACCTTATGGCTGAATTTACAGATGAGCTCACCAAAGCAGCATAA
- the tdrd7b gene encoding tudor domain-containing protein 7B isoform X3, whose amino-acid sequence MVDEEAVKKMLRAVLQSRSAISLSRLQAEYKELTGETIPHKQLGHTTVDALLHSMPSVVHLDRTRSGEVMCYATVGNEKANITKLVARQHAAKKTGRPQVVNCQMRVKPTSPLVLNAKPRTSLRQPEYRGRQGRGSGRTGSMRETQPDGRGGRVHNTPPNTPTRRGSLTSDRYDRSDKRMTLPSRFQKEVHTHLSRNPQHSHAPSNLNESTPPSKPRTQLSLYSPKLVQSRLKEVLSKHSNGFWVSKLPQIYRELYKQELPSEALKDLEQWTHICTVEKPCSSKSQELLLYPAKDVSQTTNTYSLEMTHISDKQFPSPPKPQKVSRKPKNNTSSPLACPKALPEDIKQNLAELLLKYSSGLWAHALPKLYQDTYKTNLPEYVLDNLPLLSDICTIDHPVPDNPKRAILYVKVLEDENCNRTDLADLKAREEAGRRLSSQSVPPLLIPREEYPSVLVVEASSTNSVVLRYIGEEYSKAQEKLEDDMKEFYRQDNTRKTLISLSSGQLTAVIAEEEEEILRAQVCEVKTDKVKVYYVDHGFSDVISKSKLLELHEKFFKLPFQATKCKLAGLEAFALEPAVLKKFDSMASGKILLAEILEREDIPLMVLYDTSQEDDININACCLKALQEKSLENPLQTNSAYMNVSVTSVCSDGIFYCQLPSRGLTKLSEILEKTESYFHSQVTSESLVSRPFCGKNCLARYKGKWSRVEITNLHGSRVLDILFVDVGVQASVEAIELREIPHPFLRDLITIPPQAVKCCLADLPVSVGCWTPDAVQWLRDTALHCSDCSLKIVKVEESKRLAHVYLFTNKNFHDPSHSLNRQLANSDLWKHQDDVFLSSQGSLKSPIQTISSDTPPTASTPTPATGTSSPSTNRAGRAPHPPKRLAPHLDSCSTLSGSLTLPPVLELPQTGQNMDIYVSVACHPGHFVLQPWQEMYKLVVLMEEMILYYNKTDEKPLTVEKNQVYAAKVENNWHRVLVKGVLSNGLVSVYELDYGKHELVSCSVLRTLIQEFRQLPFQGITAQLAGVKSRQWSEEASIVFRNHVEKKPMVAQVESVQEAEQPWDRKLTVYLVDTSQEDSDIWVHDLMAEFTDELTKAA is encoded by the exons GTGATGTGTTATGCTACTGTGGGGAATGAAAAGGCAAACATCACAAAGCTAGTGGCTCGACAGCATGCAGCTAAGAAGACTGGCCGACCTCAGGTGGTCAACTGCCAGATGAGAGTCAAACCCACTTCTCCTCTGGTGTTAAATG CCAAACCCAGGACGTCTCTCAGGCAGCCTGAATACCGGGGTCGTCAGGGTCGAGGCAGTGGCCGCACAGGGAGCATGAGGGAAACACAACCTGATGGGAGAGGCGGCAGAGTCCACAACACTCCACCAAACACACCTACCAGAAGGGGCAGTCTGACTTCTGACAGGTATGACAG ATCGGATAAAAGGATGACCCTGCCATCCAGATTCCAAAAGGAAGTGCACACCCACCTGTCTAGGAACCCTCAACATAGCCATG CTCCTTCAAACCTTAATGAAAGCACCCCTCCATCAAAACCTCGGACACAATTAAGTCTCTACAGTCCCAAACTGGTGCAGTCCCGCCTCAAAGAGGTTCTAAGCAAGCACAGCAATGGCTTCTGGGTGTCTAAACTTCCACAAATATACCGAGAGCTATACAAGCAAGAGCTGCCCAGTGAAGCCTTGAAAGATCTGGAACAGTGGACCCATATTTGCACA GTCGAGAAACCATGCAGTAGCAAATCTCAGGAGCTACTGTTATACCCTGCCAAGGATGTTAGCCAAACCACTAACACATATAGCCTTGAAATGACGCACATCTCAGACAAGCAGTTTCCATCACCTCCAAAACCCCAGAAAGTCTCCAGAAAACCTAAGAATAACACATCAAGCCCACTGGCATGCCCCAAGGCTCTACCTGAGGACATCAAACAAAACCTAGCAGAGCTGCTTCTTAAGTACAGCAGTGGCTTATGGGCTCATGCCCTCCCCAAACTCTACCAGGATACCTACAAGACCAACCTGCCTGAGTATGTACTTGACAACCTGCCCTTGCTCTCAGATATATGCACCATTGACCACCCCGTGCCAGACAACCCCAAAAGGGCAATTCTTTATGTGAAGGTACTAGAGGATGAAAACTGCAATCGGACAGACTTGGCAGACCTGAAGGCGAGAGAGGAGGCAGGGAGACGTCTCAGTTCTCAATCCGTACCTCCTCTGCTTATTCCCAGGGAGGAGTACCCCTCAGTACTGGTGGTTGAGGCAAGCAGCACTAACAGTGTAGTTCTCAG ATACATAGGTGAGGAATATTCCAAGGCCCAGGAAAAGCTGGAGGATGATATGAAGGAATTCTATAGACAGGATAACACCCGGAAGACACTGATCTCATTATCATCAGGCCAACTAACTGCAGTCATtgctgaagaagaggaagagatcCTCCGGGCACAAGTGTGTGAGGTCAAGACCGATAAAGTCAAG GTTTATTATGTGGATCATGGCTTTTCTGATGTTATTAGTAAAAGCAAGCTGCTTGAGTTGCATGAGAAATTTTTCAAACTGCCTTTCCAAGCTACCAAATGTAAATTGGCTG GCCTTGAAGCCTTTGCTCTGGAGCCAGCAGTGCTGAAAAAATTTGACTCCATGGCAAGTGGTAAAATCCTTTTGGCCGAGATCCTAGAGAGAGAAGACATTCCTTTGATGGTGTTATATGACACATCGCAGGAAGACGACATTAATATCAATGCTTGCTGTCTGAAAGCCCTGCAAGAGAAGTCTTTAGAGAACCCTCTGCAG ACTAACAGTGCCTACATGAATGTGAGTGTGACtagtgtgtgttcagatgggATATTCTACTGCCAGCTGCCCTCTCGTGGTTTGACCAAACTCAGTGAAATCCTGGAGAAGACAGAGAGCTATTTCCACAGCCAG GTCACATCAGAGTCGCTGGTGTCTAGACCTTTCTGTGGAAAAAACTGTCTGGCTCGGTACAAAGGCAAATGGTCTCGAGTTGAG ATAACTAACCTGCATGGTAGCCGGGTGTTGGACATCCTGTTTGTGGATGTGGGGGTGCAGGCATCTGTGGAAGCCATTGAGCTGAGGGAAATCCCGCACCCTTTCTTACGTGACCTTATCACTATCCCGCCCCAG GCAGTGAAGTGCTGTTTGGCAGACTTGCCTGTCAGTGTGGGCTGCTGGACTCCAGATGCAGTGCAGTGGCTAAGAGACACAGCTCTCCATTGCAGTGACTGCAGCTTGAAG ATTGTTAAAGTGGAGGAGAGCAAGCGCCTGGCCCATGTCTACCTGTTTACTAATAAGAACTTCCACGACCCTAGCCACAGCCTCAACCGCCAGCTTGCCAACTCGGATCTCTGGAAGCATCAGGACGATGTCTTCCTGAGCAGCCAGGGGTCACTGAAGAGCCCTATTCAAACTATATCATCAGATACACCCCCCACAGCCTCTACCCCTACACCCGCTACTGGCACCTCCAGCCCAAGCACCAACAGAGCAGGCAGGGCTCCACACCCACCTAAGAGGTTGGCACCCCATTTAGATTCCTGTAGCACACTGTCTGGGAGTCTGACTCTGCCACCTGTTCTTGAGCTCCCTCAAACGGGACAGAACATGGATATTTATGTGTCAGTCGCATGCCATCCAGGCCATTTTGTGCTCCAGCCATGGCAGGAGATGTACAAGCTGGTCGTCTTAATGGAAGAGATGATTCTGTACTACAACAAGACAGATGAGAAGCCACTCACAGTGGAAAAGAACCAGGTGTATGCCGCCAAAGTAGAGAACAA TTGGCATCGAGTGCTTGTCAAAGGAGTTCTGAGCAATGGCCTGGTGTCTGTTTATGAGCTAGACTACGGTAAGCATGAGCTGGTTAGCTGCTCTGTGCTGAGGACCCTCATCCAGGAGTTCAGGCAGCTCCCTTTCCAGGGCATCACTGCTCAGCTGGCAG GAGTGAAGTCTAGGCAGTGGTCTGAAGAAGCTTCCATTGTATTCAGGAACCATGTGGAGAAAAAGCCAATGGTGGCGCAGGTGGAATCGGTGCAGGAGGCAGAACAGCCATGGGACCGCAAGCTCACTGTCTACCTGGTGGACACATCTCAGGAGGACAGTGACATCTGGGTCCATGACCTTATGGCTGAATTTACAGATGAGCTCACCAAAGCAGCATAA
- the tdrd7b gene encoding tudor domain-containing protein 7B isoform X2, whose translation MVDEEAVKKMLRAVLQSRSAISLSRLQAEYKELTGETIPHKQLGHTTVDALLHSMPSVVHLDRTRSGEVMCYATVGNEKANITKLVARQHAAKKTGRPQVVNCQMRVKPTSPLVLNAKPRTSLRQPEYRGRQGRGSGRTGSMRETQPDGRGGRVHNTPPNTPTRRGSLTSDRSDKRMTLPSRFQKEVHTHLSRNPQHSHAPSNLNESTPPSKPRTQLSLYSPKLVQSRLKEVLSKHSNGFWVSKLPQIYRELYKQELPSEALKDLEQWTHICTVEKPCSSKSQELLLYPAKDVSQTTNTYSLEMTHISDKQFPSPPKPQKVSRKPKNNTSSPLACPKALPEDIKQNLAELLLKYSSGLWAHALPKLYQDTYKTNLPEYVLDNLPLLSDICTIDHPVPDNPKRAILYVKVLEDENCNRTDLADLKAREEAGRRLSSQSVPPLLIPREEYPSVLVVEASSTNSVVLRYIGEEYSKAQEKLEDDMKEFYRQDNTRKTLISLSSGQLTAVIAEEEEEILRAQVCEVKTDKVKVYYVDHGFSDVISKSKLLELHEKFFKLPFQATKCKLAGLEAFALEPAVLKKFDSMASGKILLAEILEREDIPLMVLYDTSQEDDININACCLKALQEKSLENPLQTNSAYMNVSVTSVCSDGIFYCQLPSRGLTKLSEILEKTESYFHSQKSKGSMGSSLLLDCFFEEVTSESLVSRPFCGKNCLARYKGKWSRVEITNLHGSRVLDILFVDVGVQASVEAIELREIPHPFLRDLITIPPQAVKCCLADLPVSVGCWTPDAVQWLRDTALHCSDCSLKIVKVEESKRLAHVYLFTNKNFHDPSHSLNRQLANSDLWKHQDDVFLSSQGSLKSPIQTISSDTPPTASTPTPATGTSSPSTNRAGRAPHPPKRLAPHLDSCSTLSGSLTLPPVLELPQTGQNMDIYVSVACHPGHFVLQPWQEMYKLVVLMEEMILYYNKTDEKPLTVEKNQVYAAKVENNWHRVLVKGVLSNGLVSVYELDYGKHELVSCSVLRTLIQEFRQLPFQGITAQLAGVKSRQWSEEASIVFRNHVEKKPMVAQVESVQEAEQPWDRKLTVYLVDTSQEDSDIWVHDLMAEFTDELTKAA comes from the exons GTGATGTGTTATGCTACTGTGGGGAATGAAAAGGCAAACATCACAAAGCTAGTGGCTCGACAGCATGCAGCTAAGAAGACTGGCCGACCTCAGGTGGTCAACTGCCAGATGAGAGTCAAACCCACTTCTCCTCTGGTGTTAAATG CCAAACCCAGGACGTCTCTCAGGCAGCCTGAATACCGGGGTCGTCAGGGTCGAGGCAGTGGCCGCACAGGGAGCATGAGGGAAACACAACCTGATGGGAGAGGCGGCAGAGTCCACAACACTCCACCAAACACACCTACCAGAAGGGGCAGTCTGACTTCTGACAG ATCGGATAAAAGGATGACCCTGCCATCCAGATTCCAAAAGGAAGTGCACACCCACCTGTCTAGGAACCCTCAACATAGCCATG CTCCTTCAAACCTTAATGAAAGCACCCCTCCATCAAAACCTCGGACACAATTAAGTCTCTACAGTCCCAAACTGGTGCAGTCCCGCCTCAAAGAGGTTCTAAGCAAGCACAGCAATGGCTTCTGGGTGTCTAAACTTCCACAAATATACCGAGAGCTATACAAGCAAGAGCTGCCCAGTGAAGCCTTGAAAGATCTGGAACAGTGGACCCATATTTGCACA GTCGAGAAACCATGCAGTAGCAAATCTCAGGAGCTACTGTTATACCCTGCCAAGGATGTTAGCCAAACCACTAACACATATAGCCTTGAAATGACGCACATCTCAGACAAGCAGTTTCCATCACCTCCAAAACCCCAGAAAGTCTCCAGAAAACCTAAGAATAACACATCAAGCCCACTGGCATGCCCCAAGGCTCTACCTGAGGACATCAAACAAAACCTAGCAGAGCTGCTTCTTAAGTACAGCAGTGGCTTATGGGCTCATGCCCTCCCCAAACTCTACCAGGATACCTACAAGACCAACCTGCCTGAGTATGTACTTGACAACCTGCCCTTGCTCTCAGATATATGCACCATTGACCACCCCGTGCCAGACAACCCCAAAAGGGCAATTCTTTATGTGAAGGTACTAGAGGATGAAAACTGCAATCGGACAGACTTGGCAGACCTGAAGGCGAGAGAGGAGGCAGGGAGACGTCTCAGTTCTCAATCCGTACCTCCTCTGCTTATTCCCAGGGAGGAGTACCCCTCAGTACTGGTGGTTGAGGCAAGCAGCACTAACAGTGTAGTTCTCAG ATACATAGGTGAGGAATATTCCAAGGCCCAGGAAAAGCTGGAGGATGATATGAAGGAATTCTATAGACAGGATAACACCCGGAAGACACTGATCTCATTATCATCAGGCCAACTAACTGCAGTCATtgctgaagaagaggaagagatcCTCCGGGCACAAGTGTGTGAGGTCAAGACCGATAAAGTCAAG GTTTATTATGTGGATCATGGCTTTTCTGATGTTATTAGTAAAAGCAAGCTGCTTGAGTTGCATGAGAAATTTTTCAAACTGCCTTTCCAAGCTACCAAATGTAAATTGGCTG GCCTTGAAGCCTTTGCTCTGGAGCCAGCAGTGCTGAAAAAATTTGACTCCATGGCAAGTGGTAAAATCCTTTTGGCCGAGATCCTAGAGAGAGAAGACATTCCTTTGATGGTGTTATATGACACATCGCAGGAAGACGACATTAATATCAATGCTTGCTGTCTGAAAGCCCTGCAAGAGAAGTCTTTAGAGAACCCTCTGCAG ACTAACAGTGCCTACATGAATGTGAGTGTGACtagtgtgtgttcagatgggATATTCTACTGCCAGCTGCCCTCTCGTGGTTTGACCAAACTCAGTGAAATCCTGGAGAAGACAGAGAGCTATTTCCACAGCCAG AAATCTAAAGGCTCTATGGGTTCCTCACTGCTCCTAGACTGTTTCTTTGAAGAG GTCACATCAGAGTCGCTGGTGTCTAGACCTTTCTGTGGAAAAAACTGTCTGGCTCGGTACAAAGGCAAATGGTCTCGAGTTGAG ATAACTAACCTGCATGGTAGCCGGGTGTTGGACATCCTGTTTGTGGATGTGGGGGTGCAGGCATCTGTGGAAGCCATTGAGCTGAGGGAAATCCCGCACCCTTTCTTACGTGACCTTATCACTATCCCGCCCCAG GCAGTGAAGTGCTGTTTGGCAGACTTGCCTGTCAGTGTGGGCTGCTGGACTCCAGATGCAGTGCAGTGGCTAAGAGACACAGCTCTCCATTGCAGTGACTGCAGCTTGAAG ATTGTTAAAGTGGAGGAGAGCAAGCGCCTGGCCCATGTCTACCTGTTTACTAATAAGAACTTCCACGACCCTAGCCACAGCCTCAACCGCCAGCTTGCCAACTCGGATCTCTGGAAGCATCAGGACGATGTCTTCCTGAGCAGCCAGGGGTCACTGAAGAGCCCTATTCAAACTATATCATCAGATACACCCCCCACAGCCTCTACCCCTACACCCGCTACTGGCACCTCCAGCCCAAGCACCAACAGAGCAGGCAGGGCTCCACACCCACCTAAGAGGTTGGCACCCCATTTAGATTCCTGTAGCACACTGTCTGGGAGTCTGACTCTGCCACCTGTTCTTGAGCTCCCTCAAACGGGACAGAACATGGATATTTATGTGTCAGTCGCATGCCATCCAGGCCATTTTGTGCTCCAGCCATGGCAGGAGATGTACAAGCTGGTCGTCTTAATGGAAGAGATGATTCTGTACTACAACAAGACAGATGAGAAGCCACTCACAGTGGAAAAGAACCAGGTGTATGCCGCCAAAGTAGAGAACAA TTGGCATCGAGTGCTTGTCAAAGGAGTTCTGAGCAATGGCCTGGTGTCTGTTTATGAGCTAGACTACGGTAAGCATGAGCTGGTTAGCTGCTCTGTGCTGAGGACCCTCATCCAGGAGTTCAGGCAGCTCCCTTTCCAGGGCATCACTGCTCAGCTGGCAG GAGTGAAGTCTAGGCAGTGGTCTGAAGAAGCTTCCATTGTATTCAGGAACCATGTGGAGAAAAAGCCAATGGTGGCGCAGGTGGAATCGGTGCAGGAGGCAGAACAGCCATGGGACCGCAAGCTCACTGTCTACCTGGTGGACACATCTCAGGAGGACAGTGACATCTGGGTCCATGACCTTATGGCTGAATTTACAGATGAGCTCACCAAAGCAGCATAA